CAAGTCATGAGCATGTAAGTCTTCAATCAAAGTTATCATTTGTACCGCTACTTGCACTACAGTCTTCACTGAAAATCTTCTCCCACACCAGTCGAATAAATCTTCCAAAGAAGGACCGAGTAGGTCAATAACCAATATATTGTGTAGCCCTTCTTGACCGAAATAGTATGCTTGTGGTATACCAGGGGTTCCTGCTAAAATTTTGTAGGTCCTGTATTCGTCCTTCAGCTGTGGGGCCTCCGTTTTCCTCGGTTCAAATTTGATGGCCACTGGCAATCCATTGATCATGTTGGTTCCTTCGAAAAGTACACCAAATGAACCTTCACCAATTTTCTTACCAATCTTATAGTGTAATCCCACTATGGTGGAATCATCACGAGATTGCGAACCGGAATGTGAAGCAGAGCTGTTGCCGGTATTGTGATTTAGATTGGAGCTAACGTGTAGAGAAGGAGGTAAAGTACCGTTGACCAATCTAACGTTACTACGGTTAGGCATTTGTGAATTCATTGTattagaaaaattattgacTGCCAAACCAGAATTTGTTGCCGTCAAAGGGGCTTGCACTTGAGACATTGTTCGAGCACAGTTTTGCTCTGCCTTTTATGCTAAGTTTGGTAGAAACGATAAATCTTGTCTatcaaaaagtaaaaaaaaaaaattctaatCTTGATCTGCACAGAAACACGACCACGACCACGTTCTTAAATCtcgaaagaaaaaaacagcgTTAAACGAAAGAGGTAAATCCGTGAAATAAACTCTTTTTTCCTGGCTAAAAAGAAGGTACTTAGGAATATATGCGGATTTATAGAAGTATACAGAGAAAACTCTATCTCATACACAATAACTTAAACTTGCTTTCTATTATTATCATGTtctttacttttctttattctccctcctgaaaaaattaaaattttttcattactcATTTTGTGGAGACACCCACAACCCTCACGGTAGAATGGCCTTAACGTTCGAGGTTGATATTATCGCCAAATTTGGCATACAGGGATGCCTTTAGAGTATCAAGACGGCTATCAATATCTCCTTGCCTATCCTCTAATATCTGTATTTTGTGGTCGAGACATTGTACGTCATCTTCGAGCTGTGCGGCAACTTGGCTCTGCTTcatgaagatgaagaggtCGCCAACCTTGTATTGCACTGGGTCGTCTTCATCGATCAATTCGATCTCCAGAGAAACATCATCGAGGTATTCCTTCTCCTGTTTCTGTAAAGTCAATTCCTGCGCGATGGTATCCTTGCGCATGATCAGCTTTGAGAACTCATTGATCTTCTGTTGGTCTTCAAACGTCACGTGGGTGTTGTTTCTTTGTCCTTGGGGTAATAATTCCATCCTGATCCTCTATGCTTTCCTAATATCCTGCATTTTGATGGCCACCGCAGCATCACATACAACGTAATGTTCATTTCAATTAGCTTCTTTTAAAATTGCAAGAAAAGCCGCCTCTACTGGTCACGCAAGACGGCCGAGTATTTCTTTCAGTATGATttaaatgaaaacataGAAGGTACGAAGCAACTTCAAGGATCTTAGGCCTCATGATTATAACTGAGCTAGTTTGCTAGGTCATTGCCGGATGTCTGAAGAAGTATGGAGTGGAAATCAAGGGATCCTGTCCGTATATGTGAGCAAAGCCAGGGATTTGCCCAATCTGAATAAGCTAGACAAACAAAATGTAATGCTTAGACTACGAATCGCTCATATGACAAAAGCCAGTAACACTTTACATCGGGCGGGCCAAAACCCTGTTTTCCGTTACTTGGAGAAATTTGATATCACCCCCGAGATAAAGCCTTTAATGTACGTGGAAGTTTATTGTGAtagaaggaagaaatctCCTCTTCCAATTGGGAGATGTGAAATAGATCTGTTAAATGCTATTAGAGCTGATCCCAAGGAGGGCTACTGTACCTGGTACGAACTGAAAAGGAGTGGGGATGAGTTTGCCGGTACAATATTCATTGAGTTGACATTCACACCCAAAGTGCCTCGTTTGAATAGAGATGACCTTAACAAAGAAACGGATAGGCTGGATTCATCCATGGCAATGAGGCCGATACCACCGCTGCCAACGGAGTTGGAATATGACTATGTTCATGGTTCCACAATGAGACAGATCACTCCGCAGTTGAGCGGCACAAGCACTAAAAATAGACCTGAAGGACAGTATTAtaaaaatgcaaatattttttcgatGTCGTCCAAATCGGATACGGCCCTGTTAGCCAATGATAATGACCCGATCGTTTTGCCCCCCACTTTTGCATCTTCCATGGGTACAACTTCCACATTAGAGACCAACGATACCGCTATATCAAATACTTCGGATACCAAGTTTCATTTTGCCAATCTGAGGAAGTTAAAGGAGAAGATaaatatattcaagaatCCAGATAGTTCGACAAACAATTGCCAGAGTGAATCTAATAAAGTGGACATCGAAGCACTTCAAAAAGCTATTGGTGTAACTTCGTTGTCttatgatgatggtgatgatgatgatgacgaagTCAGCGCACAGGAAGCGTTCTATACCTCTAGCCATAGAGTCTCCCATAACTTGAATCAACCGCCTCTACCTCCCATTCCGGCCAGAGATGATATGTCCAATTGTTCGAGCTCACACAATCGACCCTTAGTGCCGAGAGGTAGGAACTCACGCCAGAATTCAGTTCCCTCCAGCCCACGACCTCATTCATCAGTCCTGAATTCTCCAAAATTACCACCACTACCAACTGGTTCAAATTCCAACTTCAGTTCGAGGAAAAATTCAGTGTCGCCCACAAGGCGAAGACCACCACCGAGGTTTTAGCTAAGTTTTCCAAAAGGACGGAGGagattatttttgtaataCTAATACTTTTTAATAGAATAAAGCTTTTTACTAATCTTGCCAAGAGATGGTTATTTATTTAATATTTTGTTATGTATCAACGTTTATATTGCGTCCCACCAAAACTCCGGccgtaaaaaaaaccaaaaaaaaaataatgctaAAAATGATTAATTGCTATAAGTTCTTTATTAAAAGGCAGCCTCCTCATttgtttcctcttcttcaccgTAATCGTCCTCATCACCGTTGTTGAAATACTTTTCAGCGTTGTAatcgtcatcgtcttcctcgtcttcatcttcttcaaaatcgtcGTCTGccaaatcatcatcatcaccttCGCCTGTTTTATTAGTGTCTTTTGTCGTAGCACCGCCCGTGGTCGCATCGTCTGCGTCTTCGGCCAGTTCCTTAAGTTTTGCCAACATGGAAATTCCAATGTTTTCGTCTTGTAAGCCTGTACCAGTGAAAACATTATCCGCATTATTGAATTTAGAAATGGccaatagtttttttttgttgatcCCCATTACATTGTACAGTTCATTGGGGAAGAGGTTCAGGTTATACGGATGGTCATCGATGGAGATGCctatcttccttttcttcagatACTTATCGGAGTATCTTTCAATGCCGTCGTTGGTGTCGTCTTCATCTAGAATTATGTTGGTCTTGCGTTTACCGCTCTTGCTATTGCGCTCCTGATCTATTATCAAGTTCATCGATCCGGTGTAGAATGGGCCGTCTTTTACGGTCTTTGCAAAATTGATGTACTTTACCGCTAAAGATCTTTCCTTGTTTGTTATTGGACCATTGATGGGTAGTGGAATGGATGGGAACTCCGTAATGTGATTCTTGCCTACATCTCCGTAACCTAACCCGAAGGGCAGATTGCTCATATAGTTATTACCACCACCTCTACCACCACCTCTATAAGAACTCATTTTGCTCGATTGGTATATGCTTGATATGATCGAATTAGAAGACGTCTCTGCCGTACTGTATCCTATGGTTGCTGCGATGAgaatgcttttttttttcctcttccttcaagattttttcaattttctcttcttcatctcgCGCGTGCTAAAATGCAGCTACAGAAACTGAATGATATATATTTCGGATATCAGTTTAGTGCCAAGAAATGACAATTCATGGCGTGTAGAAAAAGTTTATCCATCAGAACTATTATCTATTTGACAGAATCGCGCTTGCAAGGGGGATTGTTGCGAAAGTAATCGTTTGTAGGCGAATTCAGCCATATCGCTCGGGTGAGCAGACCTTTGTTCTGGCAGCACGGGCAGGTACATAATATTCTATCAAAAAACTACTATAACGactaaaaacaaaactttGACACAATtagtgaaaagaaacaaatacgTATACGAAAAATCTATTCTTCCAGTAATTCCTCAATATCAGCATCACTGTCTGGTTCTACTGTCTGCTGTCTCTTCTTGGCCTCCTCTAGGGCATTTTCAAACAACTCTTGTTGTTTCTTCACCCTTCTTCTAGTTTTCTTACCCCAACCAAAAGAAGTTGTTTCAGCCGTTGCAGGTTCGCCTGGTTTATCGATCAAATCCTTAGAtctcttttcctctttggCCCGTTTGTCCTTTTCCACTTGAGCGGCCAACTGCTTCTTCGCTAATTCTCTAGATGCGATATTTCTTACGAGCAAATAACCACCCACAATTATCACCAGTCTTATGAAGTGTGTGTAGTCACagttgattatttttgCCACCAAGGTCTCCATCCAAGTTTCCGCTACTTCAGACATCTCCTTCAATTACTTGCTCAGTTTTGTCCCTCTTAACAACAGCTTTTTTCTAGTACAAATCGCTGAGTGAGTGGAACAGACagaaaagtaaataatGTGTTGACATCGGATAGAGATCACCAACTAAACCGCCACCGCGCTAATTCCacatatttcaaatttcacCATCGCTTTCCACGTCACGATGAACGTCGTCTGTCTCGCCGTTTTTTGACAGAACTTCCACGGTTCGCGGACGTACGAACGAACCGTGACCCGGCGCTACTGGCCCGAACAGGGTCACCCCTTGGAGGCATCCGGCGTTTTTGCCCGTAGGCTCAGCAAACTCCACGCCGCACCACGTGCCCGTCGCGTCCGACGGCAATGGCCCCACGTACCGTAACACGGCCTCACGCGGAGCACGGCCGTCTACCGTGACACGGCAGGGGCGGCCGATAGCCGCCGTCAGTTGCTCTTTGGCGTACGCCTCGTCCTCCCGTGTCTGTACAGCGTGCTGACTCTGTTGTGCAGCATTAAACCTCCCATACCCGTGGGCCATCTTCCACCGCAGTACGGACTGATCCCTCCGCAAGTAATCCTCTTCGCTGATTGTCTGTGCTGACGTGGATCCATCCGCTTGCGTAGCTAGTTGATTCGTGATCGATTGGGCGTTAGTGTCTTTGACAACTACAACCAATCCTTCCTCGCTCTCCAGGAAACTGGCCGCTGTGTCCCCATTCTTCGAGTCGAATATCATTTTGTCGTCGTACTGTCTTTTTACAACCATCTCCATGTCACCGGGTTCTATTCCGGTAATGTGATAGAGTCTGTTCTTGAACTCGTTCAGCGTGAGCGCCTGTGAGAACTCTTTCTCGGTACGAACCAATTCGCTCTCTATAATAACACTGACCATGCTCCTGTCTTTGCGTTTGTTACTTCTGCCTCCTAATTGTATGTGTAAGTCGTTGGTCCcgatcttcttcttgttcttgtcacataaatttttcaactacTGATTGCCATTCATTCCTCTGCGGgcggaaaaaaagtagCTTTGTTTCGATCGGAAAAGCGAAAAAAACTGGAGcaggaaaacaaaaacgGGAAAGCACTATTAACTATAGGCATGTGCATGCGTCTGTTTATTGAAAGTAACCTGAGAACGGCACCTTGCTAACCACACAAACAGCATTTACTAAAAAGATGAATCAGCAGCACTCCGTATGTTATTTGTTcccgttttcttttcctttcctttttttctttctgttaCTAACACTACAATAACCACAATGTATTTTGAACGAAGAAATCAGAGAATAGACCACAACagcaaaggaaaaagttCGAAGGCCCTAAAAGAGAGGCTATCCTAGATCTGGCTAAGTACAAAGATTCCAAAATACGTGTTAAACTAATGGGTGGAAAACTAGTCATAGGTGTCCTGAAAGGTTACGATcaattgatgaatttgGTTCTTGACGAAACCGTGGAATACATGTCTAGTCCTGATGACGATAATAACACTGAACTGACCTCTAAAAACGCAAGAAACCTTGGGTTGACTGTCATAAGAGGGACCATTCTGGTCTCTTTGAGTTCCGCCGAAGGTTCCGATGTACTTTATATGCAAAACTAGTTTTAATAAGATAATTCCATATACAATTCTGTATTatacttttgaaagaattggcAAATACGTGTgtatagttttttttttaacttAGTCTTAATACTTGACATTCGCATTGCGtaatttcttccttttttctttcttttttcacgGCAATTTGAACCTGAAGCAAGAGagtaaagaaagaaactaaGGTCAGCTCATTGCCTAGGGAAAGGCACCCAAATACGTCGGAACCTGGGCATCTATCGGGCATTTGAGAAACGAAAATCTCACACACGCTCACGAGAACCTTCGATTATCGTAGAACCGCTTTCCCCTCTGCCTAATATGAGCAGCACCAAACATACAACTTCTCAACATGTCGAATTCAAAAGGATCATCAACCTTGTCCTTTTATTCATAATCATAgcattgatttttcaaaattcagCGTATTTTAAAACGACACTCCAAAATGTACTCTCGCGGTTCTACAAAAACGATCATCCAGGCTCTGCCAGTGTTAATCGCGGGCCATTGCCTATCTTTTCAGAAAACTTAATAGATTTTGATGACGTTAACACGGTTGATAAGACAAGGTTATCTGTTTTTCtagttttttgtttcatcattactatACCGTTTATGGTATAACTCAGCAAAGCTTAAACTTCCGTTTTCACTTGAAACACATCCTAGCGCACAATAATGGCAACCATCCACGTCCAATACACAAACATTTCCCTTTTCGTTAAGTGCATACagacaacaacaaattttttttcaatttgaaaaatcatgTAATTACCCTTTCGGGAAATATACATGACATGGAAGTAATAAGGAACGCCCAACAATAACacgaaaatgaaacatGCATAttagaggaagaagaaggcaaagaaaaaaaaagcaacaacTGCCATGCTTTCAGAGCGTTTTTGTATATAAGGATCAGGTAAAAATCTATCTATATTAAACAGTTTATCTCACTTTTCCCTCTTCATTGTAATCAGTAGGAGAACATCAACACGCTACTTTCTACAGACCAAAAAACATCAATCGCAATGCAACCAACTGCTACCGTTTCCGCTCAAGCTTCTCAAAAGGACAGATCttctgaaaagaaagacaaCTTCATAATTAAAGGTCTATTCTGGGATCCTGCCTGCGTTATCGCTTAATTCTGTGCCACggttgaaaaataataaaacccaaataatattttcccttttcttcttttacaTGTTGCTGGCAAACTAGTTTATTCCATTTCTCTCTTCATTagctcatttttttcatactACACATATATTTGTAATTATTCCCTTTAAAGTAAAGACGCTTTAGTATTTTCATTCCAGGTATAATTTTTTGCTCGCCTGAACCCCCTCCCCCCCCTCTCTCGAACAGCCGCCGAATGCATCTATTAGCATTTAATTTTCttaacatatatatatatatatatgcttGTTTATTATAGAACATATCTATTTCATGAATTCGTAACTTCGTTATTTTTATCGTAGCGGTGAAATAGTCTTGAGCCCGTTTTTAAAAGACCACATGATCCGACTATATATGGTTTCAAATAATGGTTTTTCATTTGTCTCATATCTATGCTGTTCTCATCGCTATGGGCTCTTATGGGTGGATTatttgtttcaaaagatgGTGGTGGCGCTGGTTTAAAAATAATTTTACCTATCCACGAGTGGTCTTCCGTCAGCGGCTTAATACACCGCAACGAGTCTTTGATATATCTTTTTCTCGAAACATGTTGGGCTGCGGGTACCCACTTCGAATCGTCATC
The Saccharomyces kudriavzevii IFO 1802 strain IFO1802 genome assembly, chromosome: 14 DNA segment above includes these coding regions:
- the GIM3 gene encoding tubulin-binding prefolding complex subunit GIM3 (similar to Saccharomyces cerevisiae GIM3 (YNL153C); ancestral locus Anc_2.101), with protein sequence MELLPQGQRNNTHVTFEDQQKINEFSKLIMRKDTIAQELTLQKQEKEYLDDVSLEIELIDEDDPVQYKVGDLFIFMKQSQVAAQLEDDVQCLDHKIQILEDRQGDIDSRLDTLKASLYAKFGDNINLER
- the INN1 gene encoding Inn1p (similar to Saccharomyces cerevisiae INN1 (YNL152W); ancestral locus Anc_2.124), which encodes MSEEVWSGNQGILSVYVSKARDLPNLNKLDKQNVMLRLRIAHMTKASNTLHRAGQNPVFRYLEKFDITPEIKPLMYVEVYCDRRKKSPLPIGRCEIDLLNAIRADPKEGYCTWYELKRSGDEFAGTIFIELTFTPKVPRLNRDDLNKETDRLDSSMAMRPIPPLPTELEYDYVHGSTMRQITPQLSGTSTKNRPEGQYYKNANIFSMSSKSDTALLANDNDPIVLPPTFASSMGTTSTLETNDTAISNTSDTKFHFANLRKLKEKINIFKNPDSSTNNCQSESNKVDIEALQKAIGVTSLSYDDGDDDDDEVSAQEAFYTSSHRVSHNLNQPPLPPIPARDDMSNCSSSHNRPLVPRGRNSRQNSVPSSPRPHSSVLNSPKLPPLPTGSNSNFSSRKNSVSPTRRRPPPRF
- the RPC31 gene encoding DNA-directed RNA polymerase III subunit C31 (similar to Saccharomyces cerevisiae RPC31 (YNL151C); ancestral locus Anc_2.122), translated to MSSYRGGGRGGGNNYMSNLPFGLGYGDVGKNHITEFPSIPLPINGPITNKERSLAVKYINFAKTVKDGPFYTGSMNLIIDQERNSKSGKRKTNIILDEDDTNDGIERYSDKYLKKRKIGISIDDHPYNLNLFPNELYNVMGINKKKLLAISKFNNADNVFTGTGLQDENIGISMLAKLKELAEDADDATTGGATTKDTNKTGEGDDDDLADDDFEEDEDEEDDDDYNAEKYFNNGDEDDYGEEEETNEEAAF
- the PGA2 gene encoding Pga2p (similar to Saccharomyces cerevisiae PGA2 (YNL149C); ancestral locus Anc_2.121), with amino-acid sequence MSEVAETWMETLVAKIINCDYTHFIRLVIIVGGYLLVRNIASRELAKKQLAAQVEKDKRAKEEKRSKDLIDKPGEPATAETTSFGWGKKTRRRVKKQQELFENALEEAKKRQQTVEPDSDADIEELLEE
- the ALF1 gene encoding Alf1p (similar to Saccharomyces cerevisiae ALF1 (YNL148C); ancestral locus Anc_2.120) is translated as MVSVIIESELVRTEKEFSQALTLNEFKNRLYHITGIEPGDMEMVVKRQYDDKMIFDSKNGDTAASFLESEEGLVVVVKDTNAQSITNQLATQADGSTSAQTISEEDYLRRDQSVLRWKMAHGYGRFNAAQQSQHAVQTREDEAYAKEQLTAAIGRPCRVTVDGRAPREAVLRYVGPLPSDATGTWCGVEFAEPTGKNAGCLQGVTLFGPVAPGHGSFVRPRTVEVLSKNGETDDVHRDVESDGEI
- the LSM7 gene encoding Sm-like protein LSM7 (similar to Saccharomyces cerevisiae LSM7 (YNL147W); ancestral locus Anc_2.119) — encoded protein: MNQQHSKSENRPQQQRKKFEGPKREAILDLAKYKDSKIRVKLMGGKLVIGVLKGYDQLMNLVLDETVEYMSSPDDDNNTELTSKNARNLGLTVIRGTILVSLSSAEGSDVLYMQN
- the SKDI14G1780 gene encoding uncharacterized protein (similar to Saccharomyces cerevisiae YNL146W; ancestral locus Anc_2.115), yielding MSSTKHTTSQHVEFKRIINLVLLFIIIALIFQNSAYFKTTLQNVLSRFYKNDHPGSASVNRGPLPIFSENLIDFDDVNTVDKTRLSVFLVFCFIITIPFMV
- the MFA2 gene encoding mating pheromone a (similar to Saccharomyces cerevisiae MFA2 (YNL145W); ancestral locus Anc_2.114), which gives rise to MQPTATVSAQASQKDRSSEKKDNFIIKGLFWDPACVIA